From the genome of Streptomyces asoensis:
TACGGGCCGGACGCGGTGCGGTGCAGCAGCGCCACCGAGGCGCCGTCCGACGTCTTCACGCGCAGCTGGAAGCGCAGGTGCTTGCCCGCCGGGACGGTGCCCGACAGCACGAATTGGTGCCCGCCACCACCGCGGCGGGTGACGGTCTGGTACGCCGACGGGCTGCCGCCCGAGGTGTCCGTCAGGTAGAACCGGCCCTCCACCACGGCGTCCGCCGGGGTGTCGTCGGCGAGGGTGACGTGCACGAGGGTGTCGTGCACGCGCGGCCCGGAGTGGACCACCGGGTCCGCGAACGCCAGGCCCACCCACTCACCCGAGGGCAGGTCCACGTCGGCCGGGTTCGCTTCGTTCAGCATCATCGGGGCGGGCATGTCGTCCTCCTGGACAGGGGGTGTCGGGGTCGGGGTGGTCGTGGGCGCGGCGGCCGGACGCGGCGCGCCTTCTGCACCCACGCGTACAGGGGGCCGCCGGGGCAGCTGGTCGCGTAGCCGTCGCGGTGACCCTTGATCTCGGTCCCGGCGCCGTGCTCGCGCAGCAGCTCGATCCCGTCGCGGATCGCCGAGAGCATGGCGTCCGTCGGCTCGGTCAGTCCCTCGCTGCCGACCAGGCCGACGATCGCGTAGTGCGCGCGGTTCAGGTCCTGGTTGCCGTTGGCGCCCGTGCGCCGGCCGACGCCGCGGCCCTCCAGCAGGAACCCGTGCGGGCAGGCCGCGTAGTTGTAGGCGACGTCGGAGTAGTTCTCCACCTTGTTCGCCAGGTGGCTGGCCCGTATCGCCTTCCACTCGGCGACGCACGCCGCATGGTCGGAGAGCAGCCGCGTCGACACCGCGGTCCCCTCGTAGTGGACCTTCACCCGCGGGTCGTGGCCTGGAGCGGGGCCTCCGACGCCAGCCATCCGAACTCGGCGCGTCGTACAAGTCTCATGGTGGTGCCCTTTCAGAGGAGTCGCGCGTAGGTGGGGGCGCCGCCGATCGAGCCGCCGCCGCCGAATTTCCCGCCGGTCGTGGCGCCCGCCGTGCGGCGTACCTGGATCTGGACCTTCAGCGAGGCCGACGCCCGATACGGAGTCAGGTCGATGACGGCCGTGGGGAACACGTAGGAGAAGAGCGCCGGCACGGAACCGGACGCGGCGACCGTGGCCCCG
Proteins encoded in this window:
- a CDS encoding peptidoglycan recognition family protein translates to MAGVGGPAPGHDPRVKVHYEGTAVSTRLLSDHAACVAEWKAIRASHLANKVENYSDVAYNYAACPHGFLLEGRGVGRRTGANGNQDLNRAHYAIVGLVGSEGLTEPTDAMLSAIRDGIELLREHGAGTEIKGHRDGYATSCPGGPLYAWVQKARRVRPPRPRPPRPRHPLSRRTTCPPR